In Stomoxys calcitrans chromosome 2, idStoCalc2.1, whole genome shotgun sequence, the following proteins share a genomic window:
- the LOC131995094 gene encoding putative uncharacterized protein DDB_G0283051, with protein MVHSRREHSNQQRSTSSVSEESRRTSIHHQQRSPNMYKCKLCNKFHALKVCPKFLKMTPKQRNVLVLKETYCVNCLARSHRFRDCRSRNMCRRCGRPHNTLLHPNYTNRKGNQTSNNSTKSGNNSGNNSSNNSRDNNNSNNNQCESGANQKILSEAIRALATVLCSSPK; from the exons ATGGTCCACTCGAGGAGAGAACACTCAAACCAGCAAAGATCAACATCAAGCGTAAGCGAAGAGAGCAGAAG AACATCAATCCATCATCAGCAACGGTCGCCCAACATGTATAAATGCAAGTTATGCAATAAGTTCCACGCACTGAAggtttgtcccaaatttctgaaaATGACGCCAAAACAGCGAAATGTTTTGGTACTTAAAGAAACGTACTGCGTAAATTGTCTTGCAAGAAGCCACAGATTCCGCGATTGTCGATCCCGCAATATGTGCAGAAGATGCGGAAGGCCACACAATACTTTACTTCACCCCAATTACACGAATCGAAAAGGAAACCAGACCAGCAACAACAGCACCAAAAGCGGCAACAACAGTGGCAACAACAGTAGCAACAACAGCAGagacaataacaacagcaacaacaaccaatgtGAATCTGGGGCaaatcagaaaattttgtctgaagcTATTCGTGCGTTAGCAACCGTTCTATGTTCGTCACCAAAGTGA